The following proteins come from a genomic window of Pseudomonas sp. WJP1:
- the yidC gene encoding membrane protein insertase YidC produces the protein MDIKRTILIVALAIVSYVMVLKWNQDYGQAALPTQNVASSTTAPGLPDTATGNKASVSDDIPHAANDTSAPAETPVAASTDLIQIKTDVLDLAIDPQGGDVAQLRLPLYPRRQDHPEIPFQLFDNGNERTYLAQSGLIGSNGPDASPTGRPVYSAEKKVYQLADGQDQLVVDLKFSKDGVNYIKRFTLKRGLYDVTVSYLIDNQSAQPWSGAMFAQLKRDASSDPSSSTATGTATYLGAALWTSSEPYKKVSMKDMDKAALKETVTGGWVAWLQHYFVTAWIPAKGENNVVQTRKDSKGNYIIGYTGPSLTVAPGAKAETSAVLYAGPKSQAVLKELSPGLELTVDYGILWFIAQPIFWLLQHIHAIVGNWGWSIIFLTMLIKGIFFPLSAASYKSMARMRAVAPKLAALKEQHGDDRQKMSQAMMELYKKEKINPLGGCLPILVQMPVFLSLYWVLLESVEMRQAPFMLWITDLSIKDPFFILPIIMGATMFIQQQLNPTPPDPMQAKVMKLMPIIFTFFFLWFPAGLVLYWVVNNCLSIAQQWYITRKIEAAAKATA, from the coding sequence ATGGATATCAAACGCACGATCCTGATCGTCGCCCTGGCAATCGTGTCCTACGTTATGGTTCTTAAATGGAACCAGGACTATGGCCAGGCTGCCCTGCCGACTCAGAATGTTGCTTCCAGTACGACCGCACCGGGCCTCCCGGATACGGCCACTGGCAATAAAGCGTCCGTCAGTGACGACATTCCGCACGCCGCAAACGATACCAGCGCACCTGCCGAAACTCCGGTTGCTGCAAGCACCGACCTCATCCAGATCAAAACGGATGTGCTCGATCTGGCCATCGATCCACAAGGTGGTGATGTTGCCCAACTGAGATTGCCGCTGTATCCACGTCGTCAGGACCATCCGGAAATTCCATTCCAGCTGTTCGACAACGGCAACGAGCGGACCTATCTGGCACAAAGTGGCCTGATTGGCAGCAACGGCCCGGACGCAAGTCCTACCGGTCGTCCGGTTTACTCGGCGGAGAAGAAGGTTTACCAACTGGCTGATGGCCAGGACCAATTGGTCGTGGACCTGAAGTTCAGCAAGGACGGCGTCAACTACATCAAGCGTTTCACCCTGAAACGCGGCCTGTATGACGTAACCGTTTCCTATCTGATCGACAACCAGAGCGCACAGCCCTGGTCCGGTGCAATGTTCGCGCAATTGAAGCGCGACGCCAGCTCCGATCCGTCTTCCAGCACCGCCACCGGTACCGCGACTTACCTGGGCGCCGCCCTGTGGACAAGTTCGGAACCGTACAAAAAAGTGTCCATGAAGGACATGGACAAGGCTGCGCTTAAAGAAACCGTCACCGGAGGCTGGGTTGCCTGGTTGCAACACTACTTCGTGACCGCGTGGATTCCGGCGAAGGGCGAAAACAACGTCGTTCAGACCCGTAAAGACAGCAAAGGTAACTACATCATCGGTTACACCGGTCCTTCGTTGACCGTTGCTCCGGGTGCCAAGGCTGAAACCAGCGCTGTTCTGTACGCCGGTCCGAAAAGCCAGGCTGTCCTGAAAGAGTTGTCCCCAGGTCTGGAACTGACCGTCGACTACGGCATCCTGTGGTTCATCGCACAACCGATCTTCTGGTTGCTGCAACACATTCACGCCATTGTGGGTAACTGGGGCTGGTCGATCATCTTCCTGACCATGCTGATCAAGGGGATCTTCTTCCCACTGTCGGCTGCCAGCTACAAATCCATGGCGCGCATGCGTGCAGTAGCGCCGAAACTGGCCGCGCTGAAAGAGCAACATGGCGATGACCGGCAGAAAATGTCGCAAGCCATGATGGAGCTGTACAAGAAAGAGAAGATCAATCCGCTGGGTGGTTGCTTGCCAATCCTCGTGCAGATGCCGGTATTCCTTTCGCTGTACTGGGTTCTGCTGGAAAGCGTTGAAATGCGCCAAGCACCATTCATGCTGTGGATTACCGACCTGTCGATCAAGGATCCGTTCTTCATTCTGCCAATCATCATGGGTGCAACCATGTTCATCCAGCAGCAGTTGAACCCGACTCCACCGGATCCGATGCAGGCCAAGGTGATGAAGCTGATGCCAATCATCTTCACCTTCTTCTTCCTGTGGTTCCCGGCTGGTCTGGTGCTGTACTGGGTAGTGAACAACTGCCTGTCGATCGCCCAACAGTGGTACATCACTCGTAAGATCGAAGCCGCCGCCAAAGCGACTGCCTGA